In Ruminococcaceae bacterium R-25, one genomic interval encodes:
- a CDS encoding nuclease-like protein translates to MKNVIKSDVNPVSCLSKTGISRRFLRSIPAVALCLALVSVLLTGCFEPRPQQTVYKETTDTEASAYSENDIGGTDLPFGVTLQIDPSVLVPCELERVVDGDTIIVHDPDGNRLRVRLTGINAPESVLEDESKNTEEGRDASKFLKELLADVKTVYLEYDEGRYDQYERTLAYVWIDTGSTYIMVNEIMLATGHAKPVYIKPNLRYADTFRTYENN, encoded by the coding sequence ATGAAAAATGTAATAAAGTCAGATGTTAACCCGGTATCATGCCTCTCGAAAACAGGGATTTCCAGGCGCTTTTTGCGCTCGATTCCTGCCGTGGCACTATGTTTGGCGCTGGTATCCGTCCTTCTTACGGGCTGCTTTGAGCCAAGACCCCAGCAGACGGTCTACAAGGAAACGACCGATACTGAAGCTTCCGCCTATTCCGAGAACGATATCGGCGGCACAGATCTTCCCTTCGGCGTCACGCTCCAGATCGACCCTTCTGTTTTAGTGCCCTGCGAATTGGAACGCGTGGTTGACGGCGACACGATAATCGTCCACGACCCTGACGGCAACAGGCTGAGGGTCCGTCTTACCGGAATCAATGCTCCCGAATCAGTTCTGGAAGACGAGAGCAAGAATACCGAAGAAGGCAGAGATGCTTCCAAGTTTTTGAAAGAGCTCTTAGCTGATGTTAAGACCGTCTATCTTGAATACGATGAAGGCCGTTACGACCAGTATGAGAGGACACTGGCTTATGTCTGGATCGATACCGGAAGCACATACATAATGGTCAACGAGATCATGCTCGCGACAGGCCACGCCAAGCCTGTTTATATCAAACCGAATCTGAGATACGCCGACACTTTCAGGACCTACGAGAATAACTGA